The Mesorhizobium sp. NBSH29 genome has a segment encoding these proteins:
- the addA gene encoding double-strand break repair helicase AddA, giving the protein MKQALNIPSETLAEQARASDPRNSVWVSANAGSGKTHVLVQRVVRLLLEGTNPSKILCLTYTRAAAANMANRIFKNLADWAMLDEQVLARQIETIEGRPPTKAKLSRARKLFATALETPGGLKIQTIHAFCEALLHQFPLEANIAGHFEMLDTQMEQALVGEARRDMITGAGAATNPVLAEAFASVLAAGGEFGLDALLDEIVRKRDPLRRFIDGVGQGSPRFSDLRAEFGFAVTDTPKSIAASLWPDRYFTGALAAEYLRRAQEAGKADAQKFANGLIGASGAADPIMQIIKLRDTFLTKKSSAVWPTRSLRNIAAKNVSNHFPGFEQEFERMAAAVRQAADRCALLGMIEATSAALTVAAWLIARYERLKAARGFLDFNDLITRTVKLLARQDAGSWVHYKLDKGIDHILVDEAQDTSPDQWQVVRNLASEFFSGQGARDNVHRTVFAVGDEKQSIYSFQGANPASFAESGTEFLTRVRAANGTFESVQLGWSFRSTEDVLRAVDLVFANEATRVGLTTTPDLKLADHRPIRTSQPGRVEVWPALGAISVEEPDDWAKAIDHTRAPAVQVAENIASTIDGWLRDREIIEGKNRRLNAGDILVLVRKRDRFVHALSRSLKNRGVAVAGADRLSLPAHIAVKDLAALGRFLLQRDDDLSLASVLKSPIFGESEERLFELAHGRPATLSLYASLRLKAGNDLFLSDIVAKLETWAAEAATKPVFEFYSGVLGRDRVRSAIIGRLGQEAGEVLDEFLNFALAEERTGLPGLEAFLATLESAAPEIKREMDQTRNEVRIMTVHAAKGLEAPVVFLVDSGGEPFSEQHLPRLIPFEPKSGLWQGPGFLWRLGADVANTVAREIGLGARELAEQEYRRLLYVGMTRAEDRLIVCGYYNSRTPTGATWHSLVSATLCSDKASRTVQNPYTSEMVCRFQVSPIRDPAPAEDEDKTTRGARSHLPALLTAQAVPEQRLPRPLSPSGASILISEDEDVVASTRSPVLDPDVEPSFAIQRGIAIHRLIQMLPGLERSERPTAMQRYLERAGIRWSQDERANVALAVERILGDAQFSSLFDLSESHAEVPLMGTLVVRGKERVISGKIDRMAVTDDQVMIVDYKTNRPPARTLAEVPEAYVVQMALYRKLLRQLYPGRIVAAALLFTETPQLIALDGAAMDAALARLAEP; this is encoded by the coding sequence ATGAAACAGGCCCTAAACATCCCCTCCGAAACCCTCGCGGAACAGGCTCGAGCATCCGACCCGCGTAATTCTGTCTGGGTGTCAGCCAATGCCGGATCCGGCAAAACCCATGTGCTGGTTCAGCGTGTTGTGCGCCTTCTGCTGGAGGGAACCAATCCTTCCAAAATCCTGTGTCTAACGTATACCCGCGCCGCCGCCGCCAACATGGCCAATCGAATTTTCAAGAACCTTGCCGATTGGGCAATGCTGGACGAACAGGTTTTGGCACGGCAGATTGAGACAATCGAAGGTCGGCCACCTACCAAGGCAAAACTGTCACGCGCGCGCAAATTGTTTGCAACCGCGCTCGAAACGCCAGGCGGCTTGAAGATTCAGACTATTCACGCCTTTTGCGAAGCGCTTCTTCACCAGTTTCCGCTGGAAGCCAACATCGCCGGCCATTTCGAAATGCTCGACACGCAGATGGAGCAGGCACTGGTTGGGGAAGCGCGTCGGGACATGATCACGGGAGCCGGTGCCGCCACCAATCCGGTTCTGGCCGAAGCATTCGCATCGGTCCTTGCCGCAGGTGGCGAATTCGGCTTGGACGCGCTTTTGGACGAAATCGTCCGGAAACGAGATCCGCTACGCCGTTTCATCGATGGGGTTGGGCAAGGCAGCCCTAGGTTTTCCGATCTGAGAGCCGAGTTTGGCTTTGCCGTAACCGATACGCCCAAATCGATAGCGGCTTCGCTTTGGCCCGACCGCTATTTCACTGGTGCATTGGCTGCAGAATATCTGCGACGCGCACAGGAAGCTGGCAAGGCAGACGCACAGAAGTTTGCCAATGGGCTCATCGGCGCGAGCGGTGCGGCAGACCCCATCATGCAAATAATCAAGCTGCGCGACACATTCTTGACCAAGAAGTCGAGCGCGGTCTGGCCGACACGCAGCCTGCGCAACATTGCGGCCAAAAACGTTTCAAACCATTTTCCCGGATTCGAGCAGGAGTTCGAACGAATGGCAGCGGCGGTACGCCAGGCTGCTGACCGCTGCGCATTGCTGGGAATGATTGAAGCAACAAGCGCGGCGCTGACAGTCGCAGCCTGGCTTATAGCTCGTTATGAGCGCCTTAAGGCGGCGCGCGGCTTTCTTGACTTCAACGATCTTATTACGCGCACTGTCAAACTGCTCGCCCGGCAGGACGCCGGCTCATGGGTTCATTACAAGCTCGACAAGGGTATCGACCACATTCTTGTAGATGAAGCGCAAGACACGAGCCCGGACCAATGGCAAGTTGTCCGTAACCTCGCTTCGGAATTCTTTTCGGGGCAAGGTGCCCGCGATAACGTCCACCGGACAGTTTTTGCGGTAGGCGATGAAAAACAGTCGATATACTCCTTCCAGGGTGCAAATCCCGCCTCCTTTGCCGAGAGCGGCACCGAGTTCCTGACACGGGTTCGCGCTGCCAATGGCACGTTTGAATCGGTCCAGCTCGGCTGGTCGTTCCGCTCGACGGAGGATGTGCTCCGTGCTGTTGATCTTGTGTTTGCCAATGAGGCAACGAGAGTAGGTCTGACAACGACACCTGATTTGAAGTTGGCTGATCATCGCCCTATTCGCACTAGCCAACCGGGCCGGGTAGAGGTCTGGCCCGCGCTCGGTGCCATTTCTGTCGAGGAGCCCGACGACTGGGCTAAGGCTATCGACCACACCCGCGCGCCTGCTGTTCAAGTGGCAGAAAACATCGCCAGCACGATCGACGGATGGCTACGCGATCGCGAAATCATCGAAGGCAAGAACCGTCGCTTGAACGCTGGCGATATACTGGTCCTGGTACGCAAGCGTGATCGCTTCGTCCACGCTTTGTCTCGAAGCTTGAAGAACCGCGGCGTTGCTGTTGCCGGTGCGGACCGCTTGAGCCTGCCTGCCCATATCGCGGTGAAGGATTTGGCTGCCCTAGGGCGCTTCCTGCTTCAGCGGGATGACGATCTGTCGCTTGCTTCGGTATTGAAAAGCCCGATATTTGGCGAAAGCGAAGAACGACTGTTTGAACTCGCCCATGGGCGCCCCGCAACGCTCTCGCTCTACGCCTCACTGCGCCTCAAGGCGGGCAACGACCTGTTCCTTTCAGACATTGTAGCGAAGCTCGAGACCTGGGCGGCTGAAGCGGCCACCAAGCCGGTTTTCGAATTTTATTCCGGTGTTCTTGGCAGGGACCGAGTCCGCAGCGCGATCATCGGCAGGCTTGGCCAAGAGGCCGGCGAAGTGCTGGACGAGTTTCTGAACTTTGCCTTGGCCGAAGAGCGCACTGGGCTCCCCGGACTCGAAGCCTTTCTGGCGACGCTGGAAAGTGCTGCCCCTGAAATCAAGCGCGAGATGGACCAGACCCGCAACGAAGTGCGGATCATGACAGTCCATGCGGCCAAAGGTCTCGAAGCACCGGTGGTGTTTCTCGTTGACAGCGGTGGGGAGCCGTTCAGTGAACAGCATTTGCCCCGGCTGATACCTTTTGAACCAAAAAGTGGGCTCTGGCAGGGGCCGGGCTTTCTATGGCGGCTTGGTGCAGACGTGGCAAACACCGTTGCGCGCGAAATAGGGCTCGGTGCAAGGGAGCTGGCTGAACAGGAATATCGTCGTTTACTCTATGTCGGCATGACTCGCGCTGAGGATCGCTTGATTGTCTGCGGATACTATAATTCCCGTACGCCGACTGGCGCCACCTGGCACAGCTTGGTGAGTGCAACATTGTGCTCCGATAAGGCAAGCCGAACCGTCCAGAACCCCTATACCAGCGAAATGGTGTGCCGGTTTCAGGTAAGCCCCATTCGTGATCCAGCGCCGGCCGAAGATGAGGACAAGACAACTCGTGGGGCACGATCCCACCTGCCGGCGCTCCTTACGGCGCAAGCTGTACCCGAACAGCGCTTGCCGCGCCCTTTGTCGCCGTCAGGCGCTTCTATTTTGATCAGCGAAGACGAAGATGTAGTGGCGAGCACCCGCTCACCGGTCCTCGACCCGGATGTCGAACCGTCTTTCGCTATCCAGCGCGGGATCGCCATTCACCGCCTCATTCAAATGCTACCCGGCTTGGAGCGGTCCGAACGGCCGACAGCCATGCAGCGCTATCTCGAGCGCGCAGGCATCCGGTGGTCGCAAGACGAGCGCGCCAACGTGGCATTGGCTGTGGAGCGGATTCTGGGTGATGCCCAATTTTCGTCCCTCTTCGATCTATCTGAATCCCATGCCGAAGTCCCTCTGATGGGAACGTTGGTGGTCAGGGGCAAGGAGCGCGTAATATCAGGCAAGATCGATCGTATGGCCGTGACTGACGATCAGGTTATGATAGTGGATTATAAAACCAACCGACCGCCGGCGCGGACCCTAGCAGAGGTTCCAGAGGCTTATGTCGTCCAAATGGCACTCTACCGGAAGCTATTGCGGCAGCTTTATCCAGGGCGAATAGTGGCGGCTGCCCTTCTATTTACGGAAACGCCCCAGCTCATCGCTTTAGACGGGGCAGCAATGGATGCGGCCCTTGCCCGGTTAGCGGAGCCATGA
- the addB gene encoding double-strand break repair protein AddB, translating into MMRETAPLKLFNIPVGVPFLPTLVDALVNGRLVPGWNAGEDPLKLASATIYVPTRRAARELRSVIVDAAGGRVAILPTIRPLGEFDEEDALFEPGEGAALQLLPPIGQLDRLLLLAPLVQRWKANLPAHVAAMFEEEIVVPASISDALWLARDLTALIDEVETEEADWSQLANLVSGDLASWWQVTLNFLEIVTGAWPAILEEKAHSNPAGHRNALIRAEAARLLRTQPRGPVIAAGSTGSLPATAELLSVIAQLPGGAIILPGLDQNLDEATWNNISNPGADASVLGHPQYGLAKLLSRLRATRADVDTLGNASPSVELRARVIGEALRPSQTTDCWASNRAAIPEAELKAALSEVTLIEASNEHQEALAIAIALRMAIAEDGRVAALVTGDRNLARRVCIDLQRFGIAADDSGGSPLPRSAPATFMRLMLEAVFRPGDPVSVLALLKHPLMTLGADVSVTKRAAGVIELVALRGGTGRPDIAVLGEAFEDRLTALAGDRHRPNWFPRISPELLDQARASLKSLKTALAPLIALRGRSSAPMSELVKATVLALEGLGRGKEGNTARLYADEAGQKLAEFLRSALVASDALRELPPREWPDVIAALIATEVVKPAGGGDGRVFIWGALEARLQSVDTMVLGGLNEGSWPRRADADRFMSRVMKADISLEPPERRIGLAAHDFWTAVGAHSVIITRSARAGDAPAVASRWLQRILAFVGPGQSQVMRTRGDQFLDWAKLLDQGPASPFVKRPEPCPPVASRPKRFSVTEIETLRRDPYALYARRVLALAPIEPLLRDPGAAERGNLFHGILHRFSQTGFDPVLPGAKAALVSAAKECFAEFALPEDVHAIWWPRFLALTDNIIEWERERAPDLIARRSEERATATPVGATGVTLSGRADRIDLRPAGMADILDFKTGSSPSKVQAHTLLAPQLALEAALLKRGAFKEIGSFETSDLAYIRLKGNGAVIPESILKAKKSEKSAAALAEEAWQRLEALLLHYSDPLTGYKSRALPFLEADMDGHYDHLARVLEWSAGAEDPDGELGEGGG; encoded by the coding sequence ATGATGCGCGAGACGGCGCCTCTCAAGCTGTTTAATATTCCTGTTGGTGTCCCGTTTCTCCCAACGCTGGTCGACGCGCTGGTAAACGGCCGGCTTGTTCCCGGATGGAATGCCGGTGAAGATCCCCTGAAACTTGCCTCCGCAACCATCTACGTGCCAACGCGTCGCGCTGCGCGCGAATTGCGAAGTGTGATTGTGGATGCGGCTGGAGGCAGGGTAGCAATCTTGCCCACCATCCGCCCACTTGGCGAATTTGATGAGGAGGATGCGCTTTTTGAGCCAGGCGAGGGGGCTGCCCTCCAACTCTTGCCGCCCATTGGCCAGCTTGATCGTCTCCTGCTGCTCGCGCCCCTCGTGCAACGCTGGAAAGCAAACCTGCCAGCCCATGTCGCCGCAATGTTTGAGGAAGAGATTGTGGTTCCGGCATCCATCTCGGATGCCCTTTGGCTTGCCCGTGACCTGACCGCATTGATCGATGAGGTCGAGACGGAGGAGGCCGACTGGTCTCAATTGGCAAATTTGGTTAGTGGCGACCTTGCCAGCTGGTGGCAGGTGACGCTGAACTTCCTCGAAATTGTCACCGGCGCATGGCCCGCGATTCTCGAGGAGAAAGCGCATTCAAACCCTGCAGGTCATCGCAATGCATTGATCCGGGCCGAAGCAGCGCGCCTTCTGCGTACCCAGCCGCGTGGGCCCGTGATTGCGGCCGGCTCAACTGGATCATTGCCGGCAACTGCGGAGCTTCTGTCAGTTATCGCCCAACTCCCGGGAGGGGCTATAATACTGCCAGGGCTTGACCAGAATCTGGACGAAGCTACCTGGAACAATATTTCCAACCCGGGCGCCGATGCATCGGTTTTGGGTCATCCGCAATACGGACTGGCCAAACTACTATCGCGTCTCCGCGCCACCCGCGCCGATGTCGATACATTGGGAAATGCCTCACCTTCGGTTGAATTGAGGGCACGCGTTATTGGCGAAGCACTTCGTCCTTCTCAAACAACCGATTGCTGGGCATCCAACCGTGCGGCTATCCCTGAGGCCGAACTCAAGGCTGCACTGTCTGAAGTGACGTTGATCGAAGCATCCAACGAACATCAGGAAGCGCTGGCAATCGCCATTGCGTTAAGAATGGCGATTGCCGAGGATGGCCGCGTCGCAGCTCTGGTTACCGGAGATCGCAATCTCGCTCGCCGTGTCTGTATCGATCTCCAGCGGTTCGGAATCGCTGCCGACGATTCTGGCGGCAGCCCTCTTCCCCGCTCGGCGCCGGCCACCTTCATGCGGCTCATGCTCGAAGCGGTATTCCGACCGGGCGACCCAGTTTCGGTCCTGGCTCTCTTAAAGCATCCCCTTATGACGCTAGGTGCAGACGTTTCCGTAACTAAGCGTGCTGCGGGGGTTATCGAACTCGTAGCCCTGCGTGGCGGCACGGGAAGACCCGACATCGCTGTGCTTGGCGAAGCTTTTGAAGATCGGCTGACCGCTCTTGCCGGCGACCGCCACCGGCCCAATTGGTTCCCTCGAATCTCGCCTGAACTTCTCGACCAAGCGCGCGCGAGCCTAAAGTCGCTTAAAACTGCACTCGCTCCTTTGATTGCGCTGCGAGGCCGCTCCTCGGCCCCGATGAGCGAACTGGTAAAGGCAACCGTGTTGGCGCTAGAGGGCCTGGGGCGCGGGAAAGAGGGCAACACCGCTCGTCTTTATGCGGATGAAGCGGGCCAAAAGCTTGCGGAATTTCTGCGCTCCGCCTTGGTTGCCTCAGATGCTCTGAGGGAATTGCCTCCGCGTGAGTGGCCAGATGTGATCGCTGCCCTCATCGCAACCGAGGTAGTCAAGCCGGCTGGTGGCGGCGATGGGCGTGTTTTTATCTGGGGCGCGCTCGAGGCGCGTCTGCAAAGCGTCGACACGATGGTTCTTGGTGGGCTGAACGAAGGTAGTTGGCCGCGTCGGGCCGACGCCGACCGGTTCATGTCACGCGTGATGAAAGCCGATATCAGTCTTGAGCCGCCGGAGCGGCGGATAGGTTTGGCCGCACATGATTTTTGGACAGCCGTCGGAGCACATTCAGTCATCATAACCCGTTCAGCACGTGCCGGAGACGCACCTGCTGTTGCCTCACGATGGCTACAACGGATCCTTGCCTTTGTCGGCCCCGGACAGTCGCAAGTCATGCGAACGCGTGGCGATCAATTTCTCGATTGGGCGAAGTTGCTGGACCAGGGCCCGGCAAGCCCTTTCGTGAAGCGACCAGAGCCTTGCCCGCCTGTGGCCTCCCGCCCTAAGCGCTTTTCCGTTACCGAGATAGAAACGCTGCGCCGCGATCCCTATGCACTTTATGCCCGGCGGGTTCTTGCGCTGGCGCCCATCGAGCCGCTGCTTCGCGATCCAGGAGCTGCCGAACGCGGCAACCTCTTTCACGGTATTCTTCACCGTTTCTCGCAAACCGGCTTTGACCCGGTCCTACCCGGCGCCAAGGCTGCACTCGTTTCGGCGGCGAAAGAATGTTTCGCTGAATTTGCACTTCCCGAAGACGTCCATGCTATCTGGTGGCCACGATTTCTCGCATTGACCGACAACATTATTGAGTGGGAGCGTGAGCGCGCACCTGACTTGATTGCGAGACGCTCTGAAGAACGTGCCACCGCCACTCCGGTTGGTGCCACGGGAGTGACCCTGTCTGGCCGTGCAGATCGGATTGACCTGCGCCCGGCAGGCATGGCCGACATATTGGATTTCAAGACTGGATCGAGCCCATCGAAGGTGCAGGCGCACACCTTGCTCGCTCCTCAACTGGCTTTGGAGGCTGCGCTGTTGAAGCGCGGCGCCTTTAAGGAGATTGGATCATTCGAAACGTCCGACCTCGCCTATATCCGCCTCAAAGGAAACGGTGCAGTCATCCCGGAATCGATCCTCAAGGCAAAGAAGAGCGAAAAATCCGCAGCCGCTTTGGCCGAAGAGGCCTGGCAGCGCCTGGAAGCACTCCTCCTGCACTACTCCGACCCCCTCACAGGCTACAAATCGCGGGCCCTGCCGTTTCTTGAAGCAGATATGGACGGCCACTATGACCATCTGGCGCGTGTGCTTGAATGGTCAGCGGGTGCAGAAGACCCCGACGGCGAACTCGGCGAGGGCGGTGGATGA